The proteins below come from a single Malus domestica chromosome 03, GDT2T_hap1 genomic window:
- the LOC139194013 gene encoding F-box protein CPR1-like: MAHNFPEEIIHDILFRLPPKSLIRCTSVCKPWNSMIKSPSFIRTHLSRTIDLNNQFGTHLLLLYCVRPLPSFSDDDLDEFPMERYCSLRYDNLAFDEYCKLEFPVAPEEELYRPNLLVLVCNGLVLLGGHKKNLEYNFMLCNPSMRKSVTLPKFLNSRKELVYIGFGFDTVTNDYKVVKLTRAFRYDDLNVFYEVYSLAGGSWSEPLSLDHICTFNHLHKLHAFVNGAIHWIAERNLADGVDECFILAFDVGSDSFHRIMVPKNSRSSKPYQLSISGYGKSIALFRQYFDLVEPYVEIWVMKEYGMEESWTKLTILLPPGPERDSLYQPLCFRKSGDVVLVVFDGCEDDVYDDRYGLVSLDLVSKQFTNLGIDGYKYYYAECYVESLVLLDNTDAVSY; this comes from the coding sequence ATGGCTCACAATTTTCCTGAGGAAATCATACATGATATTCTGTTTAGATTACCTCCTAAATCATTGATCAGATGCACCTCGGTGTGCAAGCCATGGAACTCCATGATCAAAAGTCCCAGCTTTATTCGCACCCACCTCAGCCGTACAATTGATCTTAATAACCAGTTTGGCAcccacctcctccttctgtaCTGTGTTCGACCTCTTCCTAGCTTCAGCGATGATGATCTCGACGAATTTCCAATGGAGAGGTATTGCAGTTTGCGTTATGACAACCTTGCTTTTGATGAGTACTGCAAACTAGAATTTCCAGTTGCTCCCGAGGAAGAACTGTACAGACCAAATTTACTCGTGCTCGTTTGTAATGGGCTGGTGCTTCTTGGTGGTCATAAGAAAAATTTAGAATACAACTTCATGTTATGCAACCCGTCTATGAGAAAGTCAGTGACCCTTCCTAAGTTTCTTAACAGCAGGAAGGAGCTTGTTTatattggttttggttttgacacTGTGACTAACGACTACAAGGTTGTGAAACTTACCCGTGCTTTTCGATATGACGATCTGAATGTTTTTTATGAGGTTTATTCACTGGCTGGTGGCTCATGGAGTGAACCTCTTTCTTTGGATCACATATGTACCTTTAACCATCTTCACAAACTCCATGCTTTTGTTAATGGAGCCATTCATTGGATTGCAGAACGCAATTTGGCAGATGGTGTTGATGAATGTTTCATTTTGGCGTTTGACGTGGGCAGCGATTCATTTCACAGGATTATGGTACCTAAGAATTCCAGAAGCTCAAAGCCCTACCAGTTGTCTATTTCAGGTTATGGGAAATCTATTGCTCTCTTCAGGCAGTattttgatttggttgagcCTTATGTTGAGATATGGGTGATGAAAGAGTATGGCATGGAAGAGTCATGGACCAAATTGACAATTCTACTTCCACCAGGTCCAGAAAGAGATTCTTTGTATCAGCCGTTATGTTTTAGAAAGAGTGGTGATGTAGTGTTGGTAGTGTTTGATGGTTGCGAGGATGATGTGTATGATGATAGGTATGGATTAGTTTCTCTAGACCTTGTGAGCAAGCAATTTACAAATCTGGGAATTGATGGATATAAATATTACTATGCTGAATGTTATGTTGAGAGCCTTGTCTTACTCGACAACACCGATGCAGTTTCCTACTGA
- the LOC103434573 gene encoding F-box/kelch-repeat protein At3g06240-like translates to MAHNLPEEIIHDILYRLPPKSLIICTSVCKPWNSMIKIPNFIRTHLNRTIDLNNQFGTHLLLVYCDRMVKHFSNTNGDIEEELLEGHYNLHYDNLAFDEYCKLEFPIVPKEELFNNVLKVVGICNGLVLLEDCKFFSGNTAMLCNPSTRKSVTLPKPHYPFKGDGGYYDYIGFGFGFDAVTNDYKVVRITVDEWDDLSVSYEVYSLAAGSWSDPCSLDHISGLERTCQTAFVNGALHWLAFKRLTYGGSEDFILAFDVGSGSFRRIMTPENLRSLCGEYLYISGYGKSIALSKPHYSNIGEPCLDIWVMKEYGVEESWTKATLCPAGPQRGVSYLPSCSRKSGDVVLKPIDGYWNDDERYGLACVDLVSKQLKSLGIHGYGHFYVESYVESLVLLDKKDAVSY, encoded by the coding sequence aTGGCTCACAATTTGCCTGAGGAAATCATACACGATATACTTTATAGACTACCGCCGAAATCCTTGATCATATGCACCTCGGTGTGCAAGCCATGGAACTCCATGATAAAAATTCCAAACTTTATACGCACCCACCTCAACCGTACAATCGATCTTAATAACCAGTTTGGTACCCACCTCCTCCTTGTGTACTGTGATCGTATGGTTAAACATTTTAGCAACACCAATGGTGACATTGAAGAAGAGTTATTGGAGGGGCATTACAATTTGCATTATGACAACCTTGCTTTTGATGAGTACTGCAAACTAGAATTTCCAATTGTTCCCAAGGAAGAACTGTTCAATAATGTTTTAAAGGTGGTCGGCATTTGTAATGGGCTGGTGCTTCTTGAggattgtaaatttttttcagGTAACACCGCCATGTTATGCAACCCATCTACGAGAAAGTCAGTGACCCTTCCTAAGCCTCATTATCCCTTCAAAGGAGATGGCGGTTATTATGATTatattggttttggttttggttttgacgctGTGACTAACGACTACAAGGTTGTGAGAATTACCGTTGATGAATGGGATGATCTGAGTGTTTCATATGAGGTTTATTCACTGGCGGCAGGCTCATGGAGTGATCCTTGTTCTTTGGATCACATAAGTGGACTTGAAAGAACTTGCCAAACCGCTTTTGTTAATGGTGCTCTTCACTGGCTGGCATTCAAGCGTTTGACATATGGTGGTTCTGAAGATTTCATTTTGGCGTTTGACGTGGGCAGCGGCTCATTTCGCAGGATAATGACACCAGAGAATTTGAGAAGCTTATGTGGCGAGTACTTGTATATTTCAGGTTACGGGAAATCTATTGCTCTGTCCAAGCCTCATTACAGTAATATTGGAGAGCCTTGTCTTGATATATGGGTGATGAAAGAGTACGGCGTGGAAGAGTCGTGGACGAAGGCAACTCTATGTCCAGCAGGTCCACAAAGAGGAGTTAGCTACTTGCCATCATGTTCTAGGAAGAGTGGTGATGTAGTGTTGAAACCGATTGATGGTTATTGGAATGATGATGAAAGGTATGGATTAGCTTGTGTAGACCTTGTGAGCAAGCAACTTAAAAGTCTTGGAATTCATGGATATGGACATTTCTATGTTGAATCTTATGTTGAGAGCCTCGTCTTACTCGACAAGAAAGATGCAGTTTCTTACTGA
- the LOC103446921 gene encoding F-box/kelch-repeat protein At3g06240-like isoform X2, which translates to MAHNFPEEIILDILFRLPPKTLIRCTSVCKSWNSMIKNPSFILTHFNRTIDLNNQVGTHLRLVYCARIVKRSRFRHGDLELLEEQCNLHYDNLAFDEYCKLEFPIAPKEELRNKVLDIVGVCNGLVLLADNKVCLGNTFILCNPSMRKSVTLPKPHYTFKGDPGYYYCMGFGFDAVTNDYKVVRITIDHREDQDPSTFYEVYSLAGGSWSDPCSLDHVLGLNNIRKPTAFVNGAIHWDGWRRLTNGGFECFILAFDVGSDSFRSIVTPKDFRKLYSEHLCISGYGKSIPLSHSYYTEIMEPCLDIWVMKEYGVEESWIKLITLCPPGPEGQSLYQPLWFRKSGDVVLVLTFVNDDSRHELVCLDLVSKQYTNLGIHGYRYYYAESYVESLFLLDKTDAVSY; encoded by the coding sequence ATGGCTCACAATTTTCCTGAGGAAATCATACTTGATATCCTGTTTAGATTACCTCCTAAAACATTGATCAGGTGCACCTCAGTGTGCAAGTCATGGAACTCCATGATCAAAAATCCCAGCTTTATACTCACCCACTTCAACCGTACAATCGATCTTAATAACCAGGTTGGCACCCATCTCCGTCTTGTGTACTGTGCTCGTATAGTTAAACGGTCTAGATTCCGCCATGGTGACCTTGAGTTATTGGAGGAGCAATGCAATTTGCATTATGACAACCTTGCTTTTGATGAGTACTGCAAACTAGaatttccaattgctcccaagGAAGAACTGCGCAATAAAGTTTTAGACATCGTCGGCGTTTGTAATGGGCTGGTGCTTCTTGCTGATAATAAAGTTTGTTTAGGTAACACCTTCATTTTATGCAACCCGTCTATGAGAAAGTCAGTGACCCTTCCTAAGCCTCATTATACCTTCAAAGGAGATCCCGGTTATTATTATTgtatgggttttggttttgacgctGTAACCAATGACTACAAGGTTGTGAGAATTACCATTGATCATAGGGAGGATCAGGATCCGAGTACTTTTTATGAGGTTTATTCACTGGCTGGAGGCTCATGGAGTGATCCTTGTTCTTTGGATCACGTATTAGGACTTAACAATATTCGCAAACCCACTGCTTTTGTTAATGGTGCTATTCACTGGGATGGATGGCGCCGTTTGACAAATGGTGGTTTTGAATGTTTCATTTTGGCATTTGATGTGGGCAGCGACTCATTTCGCAGTATAGTGACACCAAAGGATTTCAGAAAGTTATACAGCGAGCATTTGTGTATTTCAGGTTACGGGAAATCTATTCCTCTGTCCCACTCTTATTATACTGAAATTATGGAGCCTTGTCTTGATATATGGGTGATGAAAGAGTATGGCGTGGAAGAGTCATGGATCAAATTGATAACACTATGTCCACCAGGTCCAGAAGGACAATCTTTGTACCAACCATTATGGTTTAGGAAGAGTGGTGATGTAGTGTTGGTACTGACTTTTGTGAATGATGATAGTAGGCATGAATTAGTTTGTTTAGACCTTGTGAGCAAGCAATATACAAATCTTGGAATTCATGGATATAGATATTACTATGCTGAATCTTATGTTGAGAGCCTCTTCTTACTCGACAAGACTGATGCAGTTTCTTACTGA
- the LOC103446921 gene encoding F-box/kelch-repeat protein At3g06240-like isoform X1 has protein sequence MFRWKLQPGNSKFEPMAHNFPEEIILDILFRLPPKTLIRCTSVCKSWNSMIKNPSFILTHFNRTIDLNNQVGTHLRLVYCARIVKRSRFRHGDLELLEEQCNLHYDNLAFDEYCKLEFPIAPKEELRNKVLDIVGVCNGLVLLADNKVCLGNTFILCNPSMRKSVTLPKPHYTFKGDPGYYYCMGFGFDAVTNDYKVVRITIDHREDQDPSTFYEVYSLAGGSWSDPCSLDHVLGLNNIRKPTAFVNGAIHWDGWRRLTNGGFECFILAFDVGSDSFRSIVTPKDFRKLYSEHLCISGYGKSIPLSHSYYTEIMEPCLDIWVMKEYGVEESWIKLITLCPPGPEGQSLYQPLWFRKSGDVVLVLTFVNDDSRHELVCLDLVSKQYTNLGIHGYRYYYAESYVESLFLLDKTDAVSY, from the coding sequence ATGTTCAGATGGAAATTGCAGCCTGGGAATTCAAAGTTTGAACCAATGGCTCACAATTTTCCTGAGGAAATCATACTTGATATCCTGTTTAGATTACCTCCTAAAACATTGATCAGGTGCACCTCAGTGTGCAAGTCATGGAACTCCATGATCAAAAATCCCAGCTTTATACTCACCCACTTCAACCGTACAATCGATCTTAATAACCAGGTTGGCACCCATCTCCGTCTTGTGTACTGTGCTCGTATAGTTAAACGGTCTAGATTCCGCCATGGTGACCTTGAGTTATTGGAGGAGCAATGCAATTTGCATTATGACAACCTTGCTTTTGATGAGTACTGCAAACTAGaatttccaattgctcccaagGAAGAACTGCGCAATAAAGTTTTAGACATCGTCGGCGTTTGTAATGGGCTGGTGCTTCTTGCTGATAATAAAGTTTGTTTAGGTAACACCTTCATTTTATGCAACCCGTCTATGAGAAAGTCAGTGACCCTTCCTAAGCCTCATTATACCTTCAAAGGAGATCCCGGTTATTATTATTgtatgggttttggttttgacgctGTAACCAATGACTACAAGGTTGTGAGAATTACCATTGATCATAGGGAGGATCAGGATCCGAGTACTTTTTATGAGGTTTATTCACTGGCTGGAGGCTCATGGAGTGATCCTTGTTCTTTGGATCACGTATTAGGACTTAACAATATTCGCAAACCCACTGCTTTTGTTAATGGTGCTATTCACTGGGATGGATGGCGCCGTTTGACAAATGGTGGTTTTGAATGTTTCATTTTGGCATTTGATGTGGGCAGCGACTCATTTCGCAGTATAGTGACACCAAAGGATTTCAGAAAGTTATACAGCGAGCATTTGTGTATTTCAGGTTACGGGAAATCTATTCCTCTGTCCCACTCTTATTATACTGAAATTATGGAGCCTTGTCTTGATATATGGGTGATGAAAGAGTATGGCGTGGAAGAGTCATGGATCAAATTGATAACACTATGTCCACCAGGTCCAGAAGGACAATCTTTGTACCAACCATTATGGTTTAGGAAGAGTGGTGATGTAGTGTTGGTACTGACTTTTGTGAATGATGATAGTAGGCATGAATTAGTTTGTTTAGACCTTGTGAGCAAGCAATATACAAATCTTGGAATTCATGGATATAGATATTACTATGCTGAATCTTATGTTGAGAGCCTCTTCTTACTCGACAAGACTGATGCAGTTTCTTACTGA
- the LOC103412577 gene encoding F-box protein CPR1-like: protein MAHNFPEEIIHDILFRLPPKSLIRCTSVCKPWNSMIKSPSFIRTHLSRTIDLNNQFGTHLLLLDCVRPLYSHVNDKFPMERYCSLRYDNLAFDEYCKLEFPVASKEELHRPNLLVFGVCNGLVLLGGYKRKLEYTFKLCNPSMRKSVTLPKLHPRFKMVLVYFGFGFDAVTNDYKVVKLSRAFRPDNLNILYEVYSLAGGSWSDPLSLDHICTFNRLHKLHAFVNGAIHWIAERNLADGVDEYFILAFDVGSDSFHRIMVPKNFRSSKLHQLSVSGYGKSIALCRHYFIDSFEPYLEIWVMKEYGMEESWTKLTALISPGPKRNCLYWPLCFRKSGDVVLVPIDRCEYDEYDEDDEDDENDENDENDDRYGLVCLDLVSKQCTNLGIDGYKQYYAKSFVESLVLLDNTDAVSY, encoded by the coding sequence ATGGCTCACAATTTTCCTGAGGAAATCATACATGATATCCTGTTTAGATTACCTCCTAAATCATTGATCAGATGCACCTCGGTGTGCAAGCCATGGAACTCCATGATCAAAAGTCCCAGCTTTATTCGCACCCACCTCAGCCGTACAATTGATCTTAATAACCAGTTTGGCAcccacctcctccttctggaCTGTGTTCGACCTCTTTATAGCCACGTCAATGACAAATTTCCAATGGAGAGGTATTGCAGTTTGCGTTATGACAACCTTGCTTTTGATGAGTACTGCAAACTAGAATTTCCAGTTGCTTCCAAGGAAGAACTGCACAGACCAAATTTACTCGTGTTCGGCGTTTGTAATGGGCTGGTGCTTCTTGGTGGTTATAAGAGAAAATTAGAATACACCTTCAAGTTATGCAACCCGTCTATGAGAAAGTCAGTGACCCTTCCTAAGCTTCATCCTCGCTTCAAGATGGTGCTTgtttattttggttttggttttgacgctGTGACTAATGACTACAAGGTTGTGAAACTTAGCCGTGCTTTTCGACCCGACAATCTGAATATTCTTTATGAGGTTTATTCACTGGCTGGTGGCTCATGGAGTGATCCTCTTTCTTTGGATCACATATGCACCTTTAACCGTCTTCACAAACTCCATGCTTTTGTTAATGGAGCCATTCATTGGATTGCAGAACGCAATTTGGCAGATGGTGTTGATGAATATTTCATTTTGGCGTTTGACGTGGGCAGCGATTCATTTCACAGGATAATGGTACCAAAGAATTTCAGAAGCTCAAAGCTCCACCAGTTGTCTGTTTCAGGTTATGGGAAATCTATTGCTCTCTGCAGGCATTATTTCATTGATTCTTTTGAGCCTTATCTTGAGATATGGGTGATGAAAGAGTATGGCATGGAAGAGTCATGGACCAAATTGACAGCTCTAATTTCACCTGGTCCAAAAAGAAATTGTTTGTATTGGCCGTTATGTTTTAGAAAGAGTGGTGATGTAGTGTTGGTACCGATTGATCGTTGTGAGTATGATGAGTATGATGAggatgatgaggatgatgagAATGATGAGAATGATGAGAATGATGATAGGTATGGATTAGTTTGTCTAGACCTTGTGAGCAAACAATGTACAAATCTGGGAATTGATGGATATAAACAATACTATGCTAAATCTTTTGTTGAGAGCCTCGTCTTACTCGACAACACCGATGCAGTTTCCTACTGA
- the LOC103429770 gene encoding F-box/kelch-repeat protein At3g06240-like, whose protein sequence is MAHNLPEETIHDILHRLPPKSLIICTSVCKPWNSMIKNPSFIRTHLTRTIDLNNQFGTHLLLVCCARIVKRSRFRHGDPELLEEHCNLHYDNLAFDEHCKLEFPIVPKEEPGNKVLTVVGVCNGLVLLTDCIFFSGNTVMLCNPSTRKSVTLPKPHYTFKGVRGYYDCIGFGFDAVTTDYKVVRITFEQWPNPSAFYEVYSLAGGSWSDPCSLDHVNGLKRTCKPVFVNGAIHWKAYHRLTNGGSEYFILAFDVGSDSFRRIMTPENFRSSSGEDFYISGYGKSIALSKRYYTNIREPCLDIWLMKECGMEESWTKLTTLCPPGPQTGVGYRPLCIRKSGDLVLVPTGGYTGRHELICLDLVSMQFKSLGIHGYRYYYAESYVESLVLLDKTNAVSY, encoded by the coding sequence aTGGCTCACAATTTGCCGGAGGAAACCATACACGATATACTACATAGACTACCGCCGAAATCTTTGATCATATGCACCTCGGTGTGCAAGCCATGGAACTCCATGATAAAAAATCCGAGCTTTATACGCACCCACCTCACCCGTACAATCGATCTTAATAACCAGTTTGGCACCCACCTCCTCCTTGTGTGCTGTGCTCGTATAGTTAAACGGTCTAGATTCCGCCATGGTGACCCTGAGTTATTGGAGGAGCATTGCAATTTGCATTATGATAACCTTGCTTTTGATGAGCACTGCAAACTAGAATTTCCAATTGTTCCCAAGGAAGAACCGGGCAACAAAGTTTTAACTGTGGTCGGCGTTTGTAATGGGCTGGTGCTTCTTAcggattgtatatttttttcagGTAACACCGTCATGTTATGCAACCCGTCTACGAGAAAGTCAGTGACCCTTCCCAAGCCTCATTATACCTTCAAAGGAGTTCGCGGTTATTACGATTgtattggttttggttttgacgctGTGACTACTGACTATAAGGTTGTGAGAATTACCTTTGAACAATGGCCCAATCCGAGTGCTTTTTATGAGGTTTATTCACTGGCTGGAGGCTCATGGAGTGATCCGTGTTCTTTGGATCACGTAAATGGACTTAAAAGAACTTGCAAACCCGTTTTTGTTAATGGTGCTATTCACTGGAAGGCATACCACCGTTTGACAAATGGTGGTTCTGAATATTTCATTTTGGCATTTGACGTGGGCAGCGACTCATTTCGCAGGATAATGACACCAGAGAATTTCAGAAGCTCAAGCGGCGAGGACTTCTATATTTCAGGTTACGGGAAATCTATTGCTCTGTCCAAGCGTTATTATACTAATATTCGAGAGCCTTGTCTTGATATATGGTTGATGAAAGAGTGTGGCATGGAAGAGTCATGGACCAAATTGACAACTCTATGTCCACCAGGTCCACAAACAGGAGTTGGCTACAGGCCATTATGTATTAGGAAGAGTGGTGATCTAGTGTTGGTACCGACTGGTGGTTATACTGGTAGGCATGAATTAATTTGTCTAGACCTTGTGAGCATGCAATTTAAAAGTCTTGGAATTCATGGATATAGATATTACTATGCCGAATCTTATGTTGAGAGCCTTGTCTTACTTGACAAGACCAATGCAGTTTCTTACTGA